From the Burkholderia glumae LMG 2196 = ATCC 33617 genome, one window contains:
- a CDS encoding ArnT family glycosyltransferase: MQGPATPGGARSSAPAPFRHTKGSERPPAGKTSATTQAAMPLADHAWPRVQAAAFALTGLRVWLLVATVACAYLLPGILGHDPWKQDETYTFGIIQHMLDTGDLIVPTNAGQPFLEKPPLYDWTAAALAKLFGRYLPLHDAARLASALFAALAFGFMARAARIASGARRWFDLDVIGPVALCAGTLVVVKHVHDMMTDVALMAGTAIAFSSLLELVTARCGGRPAGRFAAAGFGAGVGIALMTKGLFVPLVFGATLAALLVLYPACRSRAFFRSLGVAALVFAPFALIWPIALLLRSETLFMTWFWDNNVGRFFGFSVPRLGAENDKPLFIWRALLTVGFPVGPLAAWALAAGRWRAWRVPAVGLPALFAGIGMIVLQMAATSRQLYILPFIAPLALLAADAVARLPTRVARGWDYLSRVLFGAAAGLAWYIWSIVTSYHASREPIRWLGRWLPLDWTAPLELPFTLAAVALTIGWLWLLPSLRTTGKWRGALSWATGVLLVWGLIFTLLLPWLDAAKSYRSVFASLDRQLKPQWSEGDCMASLGLGESEAPMLYYFTGIQHRPVANPADTACTWLIVQGLRAVTPEPGAEWQPFWSGARPGDDKELLRVYVRTPQGGAKP, translated from the coding sequence ATGCAGGGACCCGCAACTCCCGGCGGTGCGCGCTCGTCCGCACCCGCCCCCTTTCGTCATACCAAAGGCTCGGAGCGCCCACCCGCCGGCAAGACAAGCGCCACCACCCAGGCCGCAATGCCGCTCGCCGACCACGCCTGGCCGCGCGTGCAGGCAGCCGCATTCGCGCTGACCGGGCTGCGCGTCTGGCTGCTGGTCGCCACGGTGGCCTGCGCGTATCTGCTGCCCGGCATCCTCGGCCACGACCCTTGGAAGCAGGACGAGACCTACACGTTCGGCATCATCCAGCACATGCTCGACACCGGCGACCTGATCGTGCCGACCAACGCCGGCCAGCCGTTCCTCGAGAAGCCGCCGCTCTACGATTGGACCGCGGCGGCGCTGGCCAAGCTGTTCGGCCGCTACCTGCCGCTGCACGACGCGGCGCGGCTGGCGAGCGCGCTGTTCGCTGCGCTCGCGTTCGGCTTCATGGCCCGCGCCGCGCGCATTGCGAGCGGCGCGCGGCGCTGGTTTGATCTCGACGTGATCGGCCCGGTTGCGCTCTGCGCGGGCACGCTGGTGGTGGTCAAGCACGTCCACGACATGATGACCGACGTGGCGCTGATGGCCGGTACCGCGATCGCGTTCTCGTCGCTGCTCGAACTCGTGACGGCCCGCTGCGGCGGGCGCCCCGCGGGCCGCTTCGCGGCGGCCGGCTTCGGCGCGGGGGTCGGCATCGCGCTGATGACCAAGGGCCTGTTCGTGCCACTGGTGTTCGGCGCGACGCTCGCGGCACTGCTCGTGCTGTATCCGGCCTGCCGCAGCCGTGCGTTCTTCCGCTCGCTAGGCGTGGCCGCGCTGGTGTTCGCGCCGTTCGCGCTGATCTGGCCGATCGCGCTGCTGCTGCGCTCCGAGACGCTGTTCATGACTTGGTTCTGGGACAACAACGTCGGCCGCTTCTTCGGCTTTTCGGTGCCGCGTCTCGGCGCCGAGAACGATAAGCCGCTGTTCATCTGGCGCGCGCTGCTCACGGTCGGCTTCCCGGTCGGCCCGCTCGCGGCCTGGGCGCTCGCCGCAGGCCGCTGGCGTGCCTGGCGCGTGCCGGCCGTCGGGCTGCCCGCGCTGTTCGCGGGCATCGGCATGATCGTGCTGCAGATGGCCGCCACCTCGCGCCAGCTCTACATCCTGCCGTTCATCGCGCCGCTCGCGCTGTTGGCGGCGGACGCCGTGGCCCGCCTGCCGACGCGGGTCGCGCGCGGCTGGGACTACCTGAGCCGCGTGCTGTTCGGCGCGGCGGCCGGCCTCGCCTGGTACATCTGGTCGATCGTCACCTCGTACCACGCGTCGCGCGAGCCGATTCGCTGGCTCGGCCGCTGGCTGCCGCTCGACTGGACCGCGCCGCTCGAGTTGCCGTTCACGCTCGCCGCGGTGGCACTGACGATCGGCTGGCTGTGGCTGCTGCCGTCGCTGCGCACGACCGGCAAATGGCGCGGCGCGCTATCGTGGGCGACCGGCGTGCTGCTGGTGTGGGGGCTGATCTTCACGCTGCTGCTGCCGTGGCTCGACGCCGCCAAGAGCTATCGCTCGGTGTTCGCGAGCCTCGACCGGCAGCTCAAGCCGCAGTGGAGCGAAGGCGATTGCATGGCGAGCCTCGGGCTCGGCGAGTCGGAAGCGCCGATGCTCTATTACTTCACCGGCATCCAGCACCGGCCGGTCGCCAACCCCGCCGACACGGCCTGCACCTGGCTGATCGTGCAGGGGCTGCGCGCGGTCACGCCGGAGCCCGGCGCCGAGTGGCAGCCGTTCTGGTCGGGCGCGCGGCCCGGCGACGACAAGGAGCTGCTGCGCGTCTACGTGCGCACCCCGCAAGGCGGCGCCAAGCCTTGA
- a CDS encoding TIGR00730 family Rossman fold protein yields MKSVCVYCGSASGVRGVYAEAARGFGQALAAAELTLVYGGGRVGLMGIVADAVLAAGGRAIGVIPQLLLDKEVGHQGLTELHVVPDMHHRKKMMADRSDAFVAMPGGAGTLEEFFEVFTWAQLGYHRKPVALLNVEGFYDPLVAMLRHTVDEGFMANPYLDSLCIDTTAGGLLDQLRRYRPPARDKWQPAAEAP; encoded by the coding sequence ATGAAATCGGTCTGCGTCTATTGCGGTTCGGCCTCGGGCGTGCGCGGCGTGTATGCCGAAGCGGCGCGCGGCTTCGGCCAGGCGTTGGCCGCGGCCGAACTCACGCTCGTGTACGGCGGCGGCCGCGTCGGGCTGATGGGCATCGTCGCCGACGCGGTGCTGGCCGCCGGCGGACGCGCGATCGGCGTGATCCCGCAACTGCTGCTGGACAAGGAAGTCGGCCACCAGGGGCTGACCGAACTGCATGTGGTGCCCGACATGCACCACCGCAAGAAGATGATGGCCGACCGGTCGGACGCGTTCGTCGCCATGCCGGGCGGCGCCGGCACGCTCGAGGAGTTCTTCGAGGTGTTCACCTGGGCGCAGCTCGGCTACCACCGCAAGCCGGTCGCGCTGCTCAACGTCGAGGGCTTCTACGATCCGCTCGTGGCGATGTTGCGGCATACCGTCGACGAGGGCTTCATGGCCAATCCCTATCTCGACTCGCTCTGCATCGACACGACGGCCGGTGGCCTGCTCGACCAGCTGCGCCGCTATCGGCCGCCCGCGCGAGACAAGTGGCAACCGGCGGCCGAGGCGCCCTGA
- a CDS encoding DUF4126 domain-containing protein, whose product MVEAISLGAGLAWASGLRLYLTVLIAGVLARTGLVHLPDTLAALTSPWVIGVAAVLAIAEFLADKIPAFDSLWDAIHTFIRIPAGAVLAAGALGHADQTMLMTAGLAGGTLAGSAHVAKAGTRALINLSPEPVSNWIASATEDGLVCVGLALAFFVPLLFLAMMIGFVAFAAWVLPRLWRGVSGGFRGMAHQMVSRLNSLGGKRD is encoded by the coding sequence ATGGTCGAGGCCATTTCGCTCGGCGCGGGGCTCGCTTGGGCGAGCGGGCTGCGCCTGTATCTGACGGTGCTGATCGCCGGCGTGCTCGCGCGCACCGGCCTCGTTCATCTGCCCGATACGCTGGCGGCGCTGACCTCCCCATGGGTGATCGGCGTGGCCGCGGTGCTCGCCATCGCCGAATTCCTCGCCGACAAGATTCCCGCGTTCGATTCGCTCTGGGACGCGATCCACACCTTCATCCGGATTCCGGCGGGCGCGGTGCTCGCCGCCGGCGCACTCGGCCACGCCGATCAAACCATGCTGATGACCGCCGGGCTGGCGGGTGGTACGCTGGCCGGCTCCGCCCACGTCGCGAAGGCCGGCACGCGCGCGCTGATCAACCTGTCGCCGGAGCCGGTGTCGAACTGGATCGCCTCGGCGACCGAGGACGGCCTCGTCTGCGTCGGCCTCGCGCTCGCGTTCTTCGTCCCGCTGCTGTTCCTCGCGATGATGATCGGCTTCGTCGCGTTTGCCGCGTGGGTGCTGCCGAGGCTCTGGCGCGGCGTGTCGGGCGGATTTCGCGGGATGGCGCACCAGATGGTGTCGCGCCTCAATTCACTCGGGGGCAAGCGGGATTGA
- a CDS encoding group II truncated hemoglobin has protein sequence MTDDVTDDSAQAKPSAFDLVGGEARVRELIDRFYDLMDLEPEFAGIRALHPASLDGSRDKTFWFLCGWLGGPDHYVSRFGHPRLRARHLPFPIGSSERDQWLRCMAWAMEDIGLAAPLRERLMHSFYDTADWMRNRPG, from the coding sequence ATGACCGACGATGTGACCGACGACAGCGCGCAGGCGAAGCCGAGCGCGTTCGACCTGGTGGGCGGCGAGGCGCGCGTGCGCGAGCTGATCGACCGCTTCTACGACCTGATGGATCTCGAACCCGAGTTCGCGGGAATCCGCGCGCTGCATCCGGCCTCGCTCGACGGCTCGCGCGACAAGACCTTCTGGTTCCTGTGCGGCTGGCTGGGCGGCCCCGACCATTACGTGAGCCGCTTCGGCCATCCGCGGCTGCGCGCGCGGCACCTGCCGTTCCCGATCGGCTCGTCGGAGCGCGACCAGTGGCTGCGCTGCATGGCCTGGGCGATGGAGGACATCGGGCTGGCGGCGCCGCTGCGCGAGCGGCTCATGCATTCGTTCTACGATACGGCCGACTGGATGCGCAATCGACCGGGTTGA
- a CDS encoding ABC transporter permease encodes MRDWRAGELTLLVLALVLAVAALTSVGFLSDRLRQGLERDARQMLGADFVVRGDRPVDPSFAAAARADGLATASTAIFPSMVGGTGAGAPSRLAAVKAVSAGYPLRGRVEIAASAGAPGRPAGAIPAPGTVWADPALLDALHLKVGDAVRVGRRHFTIAAAITRELDRGFSFVNFSPRLMLREDELASTGLVGYGSRVTYRLLVAGPDAAVARFAAFAHQRVDGGKLRGVALESLQEGQPQVRETLDRARHFLTLVSLLTALLSAVAIAMAAQRYMRRHLDGCAAMRCLGASQRTLAGLFTLEFVAIGVASGLLGAALGYLGHLVLLAVLGSLIDVVLPQPGIAPALVGVGAGLVLLLGFALPPLMPLTRVPPVRVLRREWGGEGRAAWLGYGLGVVLFAALLIAAAGNLMLGLIVAGGFAGGLVLFATLARVLLFAAARAVRDARVGAGLGWRYAIASLHRRGAASALQITALALGLMCLLLISITRDDLVAGWRKSTPPDAPNQFLIDIQPDQRPEVVRYLASQGIDDAPLEPMVRGRLIAIDGRPVNPDSYAEANTRRLVDREFNLSYTTQLPDDNRIVAGRWFGVSSQPQVSIEAGLAKALGVKLGDTLRFDVTGLTVEAPVTSIRKLDWGTFRVNFFVLMPPAALEDMPAMYITSFHLPPRRSRVIDGLIARQPGITAIDVAPILAQVQRVLLQVVGAVQLLFGFTLAAGILVLYTALAGSRDEREREAALLRALGASRAQIGAVQRAEFVIVGTIAGVCAALGALAIGSVLAVQVFRFELALNPWLVPAGIAAGIVCAGAAGWWSLRRVLARPALRSLRDA; translated from the coding sequence ATGCGCGACTGGCGCGCGGGCGAGCTGACCCTGCTCGTGCTCGCGCTGGTGCTGGCGGTGGCGGCGCTGACCAGCGTGGGCTTCCTGTCCGACCGGCTGCGCCAGGGGCTCGAGCGCGACGCGCGCCAGATGCTCGGCGCCGATTTCGTGGTGCGCGGCGACCGCCCCGTCGACCCCTCGTTCGCCGCCGCCGCGCGCGCCGACGGATTGGCCACGGCGAGCACCGCGATTTTCCCGAGCATGGTCGGCGGCACCGGCGCCGGCGCGCCGTCGCGGCTCGCCGCCGTGAAGGCCGTCTCGGCCGGCTACCCGCTGCGCGGGCGGGTGGAGATCGCCGCCTCCGCCGGTGCGCCGGGCCGCCCGGCTGGCGCGATTCCCGCGCCCGGTACGGTGTGGGCCGATCCCGCGCTGCTCGACGCGCTGCATCTGAAGGTCGGCGACGCGGTGCGGGTCGGCCGGCGCCACTTCACGATCGCCGCGGCGATCACGCGCGAGCTCGACCGCGGCTTCTCGTTCGTCAATTTCTCGCCGCGTCTGATGCTGCGCGAGGACGAGCTCGCCTCCACCGGCCTGGTCGGCTACGGCAGCCGCGTCACCTACCGGCTGCTGGTGGCCGGCCCCGACGCGGCCGTGGCGCGCTTCGCGGCGTTCGCGCATCAGCGCGTGGACGGCGGCAAGCTGCGCGGCGTCGCGCTCGAATCGCTGCAGGAGGGCCAGCCGCAGGTGCGCGAGACGCTCGACCGCGCGCGCCATTTCCTGACGCTGGTCTCGCTGCTCACGGCGCTGCTCTCGGCGGTGGCGATCGCGATGGCCGCACAGCGCTACATGCGCCGCCATCTCGACGGCTGCGCCGCGATGCGCTGCCTCGGTGCCAGCCAGCGCACGCTGGCCGGGCTCTTCACGCTCGAATTCGTCGCGATCGGCGTCGCCTCCGGGCTGCTCGGCGCGGCGCTCGGCTACCTGGGCCATCTCGTGCTGCTGGCCGTGCTCGGCAGCCTGATCGATGTGGTGCTGCCGCAGCCCGGCATCGCGCCCGCGCTGGTCGGGGTGGGCGCCGGGCTGGTGCTGCTGCTCGGCTTCGCGCTGCCGCCGCTGATGCCGCTCACGCGCGTGCCGCCGGTGCGCGTGCTGCGCCGCGAGTGGGGCGGCGAGGGGCGCGCCGCCTGGCTCGGCTACGGGCTCGGCGTGGTGCTGTTCGCGGCGCTGCTGATCGCGGCGGCCGGCAACCTGATGCTCGGCCTGATCGTGGCGGGCGGCTTCGCGGGCGGCCTCGTGCTGTTCGCGACGCTGGCACGCGTGCTGTTGTTCGCGGCCGCGCGCGCGGTGCGCGACGCGCGGGTCGGGGCCGGGCTCGGCTGGCGCTACGCGATCGCCTCGCTGCATCGGCGCGGCGCGGCCAGCGCGCTGCAGATCACCGCGCTCGCGCTCGGCCTGATGTGCCTGCTGCTGATCTCGATCACGCGCGACGACCTGGTGGCCGGCTGGCGCAAATCGACGCCGCCCGACGCGCCGAACCAGTTCCTGATCGACATCCAGCCCGATCAGCGGCCCGAGGTGGTTCGTTACCTCGCCTCGCAGGGCATCGACGACGCGCCGCTCGAGCCGATGGTGCGCGGCCGCCTGATCGCGATCGACGGCCGCCCCGTGAACCCCGACAGCTACGCCGAGGCGAACACGCGCCGGCTCGTCGACCGCGAATTCAATCTGTCGTACACGACGCAGCTGCCCGACGACAACCGGATCGTGGCAGGGCGCTGGTTCGGCGTTTCCTCGCAGCCGCAGGTGTCGATCGAGGCGGGGCTCGCGAAGGCGCTCGGCGTGAAGCTCGGCGACACGCTGCGCTTCGACGTGACCGGGCTCACCGTGGAGGCGCCCGTGACCAGCATCCGCAAGCTCGACTGGGGCACCTTCCGCGTGAATTTCTTCGTGCTGATGCCGCCTGCCGCGCTGGAGGACATGCCGGCGATGTACATCACGAGCTTCCATCTGCCGCCGCGGCGCTCGCGCGTGATCGACGGGTTGATCGCTCGCCAGCCCGGCATCACGGCCATCGACGTCGCGCCGATTCTCGCGCAGGTGCAGCGCGTGCTGCTGCAGGTGGTGGGTGCCGTGCAGCTGCTGTTCGGCTTCACGCTCGCGGCGGGCATCCTGGTGCTCTACACGGCCTTGGCCGGCAGCCGCGACGAGCGTGAGCGCGAGGCGGCGCTGCTGCGCGCGCTCGGCGCGTCACGCGCGCAGATCGGCGCGGTGCAGCGCGCCGAATTCGTGATCGTTGGCACCATCGCCGGCGTGTGCGCGGCGCTCGGCGCGCTCGCGATCGGCTCGGTGCTGGCCGTCCAGGTGTTCCGTTTCGAACTCGCGCTCAATCCTTGGCTGGTGCCGGCCGGCATCGCCGCGGGCATCGTCTGCGCGGGCGCGGCGGGCTGGTGGAGCCTGCGCCGGGTGCTGGCGCGTCCGGCGCTGCGCTCGTTGCGCGATGCCTGA